A single genomic interval of Christensenellaceae bacterium 44-20 harbors:
- a CDS encoding major tail protein, whose translation MGKAALKGFCAARLWPITKNDAEAYSTGTMVPLPGAQQLTKDTSRSEYTIYADDGVYDSGSDFQYEDLTFTVAELTPELEAQLSGGTFDETTKVYTFKTRDTAPEFAFGYAALKLDGTYRMFKHYVVKLMSVKISHSSTGDSGDIQAYELAFRATQRQADGKVRDIMDSETEGYEWLGQIEQYPVSAGE comes from the coding sequence ATGGGAAAAGCAGCATTAAAAGGATTTTGTGCAGCAAGATTGTGGCCGATTACAAAGAATGACGCAGAGGCTTATTCGACTGGGACGATGGTTCCGCTTCCGGGTGCACAGCAGCTGACCAAGGATACCAGCCGTTCGGAATATACCATTTACGCGGATGACGGCGTTTATGATTCCGGTAGCGATTTCCAGTATGAGGATCTGACTTTTACCGTCGCTGAACTGACGCCTGAACTGGAGGCACAGCTTTCTGGCGGCACGTTTGATGAAACCACCAAGGTATATACGTTTAAAACGCGTGATACCGCGCCGGAGTTTGCCTTCGGCTATGCAGCGCTCAAGCTGGACGGCACTTACCGCATGTTCAAACACTATGTGGTTAAGCTGATGAGCGTAAAAATCAGCCATTCTTCCACAGGCGATTCTGGTGATATCCAGGCGTATGAGCTGGCTTTCAGAGCAACGCAGCGCCAGGCAGATGGCAAAGTCCGCGATATTATGGACAGCGAGACGGAGGGCTATGAGTGGCTCGGCCAGATTGAGCAGTATCCAGTAAGCGCAGGGGAATAA
- a CDS encoding DUF1492 domain-containing protein, translating to MGKDKVSKRELSQLYYLSREVEQDRKRLEELEAAAQGSTQQITGMPRAANLSDKVGKYAAEIADLRGVIEHKVQRCWRELKSLNRYIASVEDSQMRQILTLRYINHMTWQQVASAMGNYNTADNLRMQHNKFLSK from the coding sequence ATGGGGAAAGACAAGGTGAGCAAAAGAGAGCTGTCGCAGCTTTACTATCTGAGCCGGGAAGTTGAGCAGGATAGAAAGAGGCTGGAGGAATTGGAGGCGGCTGCGCAGGGAAGCACACAGCAGATAACCGGGATGCCAAGGGCAGCAAATCTAAGCGATAAGGTAGGGAAATATGCGGCGGAGATCGCGGATCTCAGGGGTGTGATTGAGCACAAAGTTCAGCGATGCTGGCGTGAGCTGAAGAGCCTCAACCGCTACATCGCGTCGGTGGAAGATAGCCAAATGCGCCAGATCCTCACTCTGCGGTATATCAACCATATGACTTGGCAGCAGGTGGCAAGCGCAATGGGCAATTACAATACTGCCGACAATTTAAGAATGCAGCATAACAAATTTTTGAGCAAATAG
- a CDS encoding DUF6291 domain-containing protein, with amino-acid sequence MHKILRQEGKDSQAMEREMTQCSYVFYGSFYEALKEVDQETRLLVYDAINEYALFAIEPQLSGTASALFKLMRPQIDANRKKRESGKIGGSKSGAKKQSASGLQAKGKQSAANVNANADENGNENDDLISAAKTPSRRTVITLLLNNESSYPVSQEEMKRWEELYPAVDIMQELRKMAGWLEANPARRKTARGIKPFIVGWLSREQDKGRPAGKNEKRSGKTDEREYAPGELDAKIHDPIAEILARQEKEQKAEGS; translated from the coding sequence ATGCACAAAATTTTAAGGCAGGAAGGGAAGGATTCACAAGCGATGGAGCGGGAGATGACGCAATGCAGCTATGTATTTTACGGCAGTTTTTATGAGGCGCTGAAAGAAGTGGATCAGGAGACGCGCCTTTTAGTCTACGACGCCATCAACGAATATGCGCTGTTCGCAATCGAACCGCAGCTCTCCGGCACGGCCAGCGCCCTTTTCAAGCTCATGCGCCCGCAGATCGACGCCAACCGGAAAAAGCGCGAGAGCGGCAAAATTGGCGGGAGCAAAAGCGGGGCCAAAAAGCAAAGCGCAAGTGGATTGCAAGCAAAGGGCAAGCAAAGCGCAGCTAATGTAAATGCTAATGCAGATGAAAATGGAAATGAAAATGATGATCTTATATCCGCGGCCAAGACGCCAAGCCGGCGAACAGTCATTACCCTTTTGCTCAATAATGAGTCCAGCTACCCTGTTTCTCAGGAGGAGATGAAACGGTGGGAAGAGCTGTATCCGGCGGTAGATATCATGCAGGAACTGCGGAAAATGGCAGGATGGCTGGAAGCAAATCCCGCCCGAAGAAAAACGGCGCGGGGCATCAAGCCGTTTATTGTCGGCTGGCTTTCCAGGGAGCAGGATAAGGGAAGGCCCGCAGGAAAGAACGAAAAAAGATCCGGGAAAACAGACGAGAGGGAGTATGCGCCAGGGGAACTGGATGCCAAAATCCACGATCCGATTGCGGAGATTCTGGCGCGGCAGGAAAAAGAGCAGAAAGCAGAGGGAAGCTAG
- a CDS encoding helix-turn-helix transcriptional regulator, translating to MGIGERIAKLRKWANLTQKQLAEMVGVSSGMIAQIERGTKTVSLQLGKLIARALGVGILEIIGRD from the coding sequence ATGGGAATAGGCGAAAGAATCGCAAAACTGAGAAAATGGGCGAACTTGACGCAAAAGCAGCTTGCCGAGATGGTGGGAGTCTCCAGCGGCATGATTGCCCAGATTGAACGGGGAACAAAAACCGTCTCTCTGCAGCTGGGCAAGCTGATTGCGCGGGCGCTGGGGGTCGGTATTTTAGAAATTATCGGCAGGGATTAG
- a CDS encoding helix-turn-helix domain-containing protein, whose product MENVEMDFTTRLEDLLNQKQITKITFLNDLGYSKNAISEWRNGVTRSYMNKIDQIADYLGCSIDYLLGRAVQDVAAPIPMLEKEALKIAQMYSELNDENKEKALNFMTSLKALDEYAREVEYIGSYAAYGGEHGTIPLNKDDMNQTE is encoded by the coding sequence ATGGAGAATGTTGAAATGGACTTCACAACCCGCCTAGAAGATCTATTGAATCAAAAGCAAATTACAAAGATAACCTTTTTAAATGATTTAGGGTATAGCAAAAATGCGATCAGCGAATGGCGAAATGGCGTTACTCGGTCTTATATGAATAAGATCGACCAAATCGCCGACTATCTTGGCTGCTCTATCGACTATCTTCTGGGGCGCGCGGTGCAGGATGTGGCCGCTCCCATTCCAATGTTGGAAAAAGAGGCCTTAAAAATCGCTCAAATGTATTCCGAGCTCAACGATGAAAATAAAGAAAAGGCCCTGAATTTCATGACTTCGCTTAAAGCTTTGGATGAATATGCAAGGGAAGTGGAGTATATCGGCTCTTATGCGGCATACGGCGGTGAGCACGGCACCATTCCGCTGAACAAAGATGATATGAATCAAACAGAATAG
- a CDS encoding helix-turn-helix domain-containing protein, translated as MENTYQKIAAQNISMLRGKTGLSELALATKAGIDPKTLRAAEHGDGNLEFGTLEKIAKALDVSAARLLEGVPGASSNFDLLADLLSGDYE; from the coding sequence ATGGAAAACACCTATCAGAAAATTGCCGCCCAAAACATCTCTATGCTCCGCGGGAAAACCGGGCTCTCCGAGCTTGCCTTGGCCACAAAGGCCGGCATCGATCCCAAGACGCTCCGCGCCGCCGAACACGGCGATGGGAATCTGGAGTTCGGCACTTTGGAGAAAATTGCAAAAGCACTCGATGTTTCCGCGGCCCGGCTTTTGGAAGGCGTGCCAGGCGCATCGTCAAATTTTGACCTGCTGGCAGATCTCCTATCTGGGGATTATGAGTAG
- a CDS encoding MerR family transcriptional regulator, protein MRSVKEVSELAGVSVRTLHYYDAIGLLKPSKTTEAGYRLYDDAALCRLRSILLFRELQFPLREIRAMLDHPAFSPKEALEQQIALLEKKKNRIDALISLAKKIQTEGESIMEFDIFRQDDFHQYAEEVKERWGATSACREYEQKRREGKDMQSAASGLMDLFAQLGALRHLPPAGEEAQEKIRALQAFISEHFYTCTKQILSGLGELYAGDARMKRNIDDAGGEGTAEFARQAIAAYCAK, encoded by the coding sequence ATGCGAAGTGTCAAAGAAGTGAGCGAACTAGCGGGGGTCAGCGTGCGCACGCTGCATTACTATGATGCCATTGGCCTGTTAAAGCCCTCAAAGACCACAGAAGCGGGCTACCGCCTTTACGACGATGCCGCGCTGTGCCGTCTGCGCAGTATTCTGCTTTTCCGGGAACTGCAGTTTCCGCTCAGGGAAATCCGCGCCATGCTGGATCACCCGGCCTTTTCCCCAAAAGAGGCGCTGGAGCAGCAAATTGCACTGCTGGAGAAAAAGAAAAACCGTATTGATGCGCTGATTTCCCTCGCCAAAAAAATTCAGACAGAAGGAGAGAGTATCATGGAATTTGATATTTTTCGGCAGGACGATTTCCATCAGTATGCGGAGGAAGTCAAGGAAAGATGGGGCGCGACGAGCGCCTGCCGCGAGTATGAGCAAAAGCGGAGGGAGGGGAAGGATATGCAAAGCGCGGCCAGCGGCCTGATGGATTTATTCGCGCAGCTCGGCGCACTGCGGCATCTCCCGCCCGCCGGGGAAGAGGCGCAGGAGAAAATTCGGGCGTTGCAGGCCTTCATCTCGGAGCACTTCTATACCTGCACAAAACAAATTTTGAGCGGATTAGGCGAGCTTTATGCCGGCGATGCGCGCATGAAGCGCAATATCGATGATGCGGGCGGCGAGGGCACGGCTGAATTTGCCCGACAGGCCATTGCGGCATACTGCGCAAAGTAG
- a CDS encoding TrpB-like pyridoxal phosphate-dependent enzyme, with amino-acid sequence MAKVPYKIQLSEQELPRYWYNVRADMQTDCCPILNPATGKPVTVSDLTPVFCEELAKQELNTEDRFIEIPEEVREFYKMYRPSPLMRAYRLEKELQTPARIYYKYEGGNTSGSHKLNSAIAQAYYAKKQGLAGVTTETGAGQWGTALAMATGYFGLDCKVYMVKVSAEQKPHRKALIETYGASVIPSPSMTTRVGREINEKFPGSTGSLGTAISEAVEVAVSTEGYKYVLGSVLNQVLLHQTIIGQEAKAAMEKIDEYPDILIGCAGGGSNLGGLMAPFIADRLAGRRSPHFIAVEPASCPSLTRGKFAYDFCDTGRVTPLAKMYTLGSSFIPSANHAGGLRYHGMSPILSQLYHDGYLDEARAVEQTQVFEAATQFARVEGILPAPESSHAIRAAIDEAIRCRESGEAKTILFGLTGTGYFDLAAYTAYNEKRMSDYIPTEEDLQKGFAGIPSIPGIQ; translated from the coding sequence ATGGCAAAAGTACCCTACAAAATTCAGCTTTCCGAACAGGAGCTTCCCAGATACTGGTATAACGTGCGGGCAGATATGCAGACGGATTGCTGCCCCATTCTAAACCCGGCCACTGGCAAGCCTGTTACCGTCTCGGACCTCACCCCGGTATTCTGCGAGGAGCTGGCAAAGCAGGAGCTGAACACAGAAGACCGCTTTATCGAAATCCCGGAAGAAGTGCGGGAATTTTACAAGATGTACCGCCCCTCCCCGCTCATGCGGGCTTACCGGCTGGAAAAAGAGCTGCAGACCCCGGCCAGGATTTACTATAAATACGAGGGCGGCAACACCTCGGGCAGCCATAAGCTCAACAGCGCCATCGCTCAGGCATACTATGCCAAAAAGCAGGGGCTCGCGGGCGTTACCACCGAGACGGGCGCCGGGCAGTGGGGCACGGCGCTGGCCATGGCCACCGGGTATTTTGGCCTGGACTGCAAGGTATATATGGTCAAAGTCAGCGCGGAGCAAAAGCCTCACCGCAAGGCGCTCATCGAGACATACGGCGCCAGCGTCATCCCCTCCCCTTCCATGACGACAAGAGTCGGCCGGGAGATCAACGAGAAATTCCCCGGCTCTACGGGCAGCCTGGGCACAGCCATCTCTGAGGCTGTGGAAGTCGCCGTCTCGACGGAGGGCTATAAATATGTGCTGGGCAGCGTGCTCAACCAGGTGCTGCTGCATCAGACCATCATCGGCCAGGAGGCCAAGGCCGCCATGGAAAAAATCGACGAATATCCGGATATCCTCATCGGCTGCGCCGGCGGCGGCTCCAACCTCGGCGGACTGATGGCGCCTTTCATCGCAGACCGCCTGGCGGGCAGGCGCAGCCCGCACTTTATCGCGGTTGAGCCGGCCTCCTGCCCATCGCTGACCCGGGGCAAATTCGCCTACGATTTTTGCGATACCGGCAGGGTTACCCCGCTGGCCAAGATGTATACGCTGGGCTCCTCGTTCATCCCCTCGGCCAACCACGCGGGCGGCCTGCGCTATCACGGCATGAGCCCCATTCTCTCCCAGCTCTACCACGACGGGTATCTGGATGAGGCCCGGGCTGTGGAGCAGACGCAGGTCTTTGAGGCGGCAACGCAGTTTGCCCGGGTGGAGGGCATTCTGCCCGCGCCCGAAAGCTCCCACGCCATCCGCGCCGCCATCGATGAGGCCATCCGCTGCCGGGAGAGCGGCGAGGCCAAGACCATCCTCTTTGGCCTGACGGGCACAGGATACTTCGATTTGGCCGCCTACACCGCATACAACGAGAAGCGGATGAGCGACTATATCCCCACAGAGGAGGACCTCCAGAAAGGCTTTGCGGGAATTCCATCGATTCCGGGCATCCAGTAG
- a CDS encoding VanZ family protein produces the protein MYLNEIAGFLKNVLVLGGISILVAITLYAALLLFLPKRFAGIKISAKIGQFLLLFYFSAFVIWSLLPSSFGRENNFVPFQSIYSSLCSSSEVPKYILFFNIFFFVPMGALLPWVFPELKKWHKAVGASLCVCLARELMQLVLWYRVFDIDSLLFALFGSLAGYALFLLAGRLARKRA, from the coding sequence ATGTATTTAAATGAAATTGCAGGATTTCTTAAAAATGTGCTGGTGCTTGGCGGTATAAGCATTCTTGTTGCCATAACCCTATATGCGGCTCTTTTGCTCTTTTTGCCAAAGCGCTTCGCCGGAATAAAAATCAGCGCAAAAATCGGCCAGTTTCTTCTTTTGTTCTATTTTTCCGCCTTTGTCATCTGGTCGCTTCTTCCCAGCTCATTCGGCAGAGAAAATAACTTCGTCCCATTTCAAAGCATCTACAGTTCTTTGTGCTCCAGCAGTGAGGTGCCTAAGTACATTCTCTTTTTTAACATTTTCTTCTTCGTCCCCATGGGCGCTCTTTTGCCCTGGGTCTTCCCGGAGCTGAAAAAATGGCATAAGGCGGTGGGCGCATCTTTGTGCGTCTGCCTGGCCAGAGAGCTGATGCAGCTCGTCCTCTGGTACCGGGTGTTTGATATCGACAGCCTGCTCTTTGCTCTGTTCGGCTCTCTGGCTGGATACGCTCTGTTTCTGCTGGCCGGCCGGCTGGCCAGAAAGAGGGCATAG
- a CDS encoding MerR family transcriptional regulator — MEYTIRQVSELTGLSASTLRFYEKEQLFPPVKRNEAGVRVYQEQDLERISLITCLKNTDMSIRDIKEFVALCAEGDGTLENRRQMMRRHKQAVEQRIAELQGYLQRINYKVNYYEQACQEGTEARLKKKCQKKAI, encoded by the coding sequence ATGGAATATACCATTCGCCAGGTTTCCGAGCTGACGGGGCTAAGCGCCTCCACGCTCCGTTTTTATGAAAAAGAGCAGCTCTTCCCGCCCGTCAAGAGAAACGAGGCGGGCGTGCGGGTTTATCAGGAGCAGGATTTGGAGCGAATCTCGCTGATCACCTGCCTGAAAAATACAGATATGTCCATCCGGGATATCAAGGAGTTCGTGGCGCTCTGCGCAGAGGGAGACGGTACGCTGGAAAACCGCCGGCAGATGATGCGGCGGCATAAGCAGGCTGTGGAACAGCGCATCGCAGAACTGCAGGGGTATCTGCAGCGGATCAACTACAAGGTGAATTACTACGAGCAGGCCTGCCAGGAGGGAACCGAGGCGCGGCTCAAAAAGAAGTGTCAGAAAAAAGCAATATAA
- a CDS encoding aminoglycoside 6-adenylyltransferase, protein MRTKKQMMDLILNFAQTDDRIRAVAMNGSRLDGNITPDRFQDYDVVYFVREMESFLADPAWVDYFGPRIIMQTPEDGRLFPPELGGWYTYLMLFEDENRIDLMLIPLSDTERYCKADTLTKILLDKDGLFPALPAPSDAMYHIKKPSADRYEGCCNEFWWVSTYVAKGLCRRKIHYAIWHLNQCLREELLRMLSWQVGIQTDFSLSVGKCYQNLPYYLEEETSALLLSASRQDGEAACWDALFTMCALFSEASRFVAGRLGFAPPEEEEGVRQYLQRLFEAYPPRS, encoded by the coding sequence ATGCGCACGAAAAAACAGATGATGGATTTGATTTTAAATTTCGCCCAAACGGACGACCGCATCCGGGCTGTGGCCATGAACGGCTCGCGGCTGGACGGGAATATCACCCCGGATCGCTTTCAGGATTACGACGTCGTCTACTTCGTCCGGGAGATGGAGTCCTTTTTGGCAGATCCTGCCTGGGTGGACTATTTCGGGCCGCGCATCATCATGCAGACGCCCGAGGACGGCCGGCTGTTTCCGCCCGAGCTGGGCGGATGGTACACCTATCTGATGCTGTTTGAGGATGAGAACCGCATCGATCTGATGCTCATTCCCCTCTCGGACACAGAGCGCTACTGCAAGGCAGACACACTGACCAAAATTCTGCTGGATAAAGACGGCCTTTTCCCGGCTCTGCCCGCACCCAGTGACGCGATGTATCACATCAAGAAGCCCTCAGCGGATCGGTATGAGGGCTGCTGCAACGAGTTTTGGTGGGTCAGCACCTATGTTGCCAAGGGTCTTTGCCGCAGGAAAATTCACTACGCCATCTGGCATCTGAACCAGTGCCTGCGGGAAGAGCTTTTGCGCATGCTCTCATGGCAGGTCGGCATTCAGACGGATTTTTCCCTGAGCGTGGGCAAATGCTATCAAAACCTTCCTTATTATTTAGAGGAAGAGACCAGCGCGCTTTTGCTCTCTGCCAGCCGGCAGGACGGCGAGGCGGCCTGCTGGGATGCGCTGTTTACCATGTGTGCGCTCTTTTCCGAAGCTTCGCGCTTTGTGGCCGGGCGGCTGGGCTTTGCGCCGCCAGAGGAAGAGGAGGGCGTGCGGCAATACCTCCAGCGGCTTTTCGAGGCCTACCCGCCGAGATCGTAA
- a CDS encoding class I SAM-dependent methyltransferase, which yields MQDNTLRFDGKAALYGQYRPSYPAEYFDYLFQKARLEPEDAIADIGAGTGIFTRQLLGCGFSVFAVEPGEDMRRQGREHLGDTPGLRWVSGSAEQTTLPPGSVGLVTAAQAFHWFDREKFAAECRRILRPGGLVALVWNIWAPECALTQRCAEVFSRYCPGFHGFSGGSSVAPDALEPFFLDRKMGYRQFPNDLFYDWDAFLGRMLSSSYAPKEQDAQYPALVEALRRIFEEESQDGILRFPMRTRSFLGRPA from the coding sequence ATGCAGGACAATACCCTCCGTTTTGACGGCAAAGCAGCATTATACGGGCAATACCGCCCTTCCTATCCAGCGGAGTATTTTGATTACCTCTTCCAGAAGGCCAGGCTGGAGCCGGAAGACGCCATCGCGGATATCGGCGCCGGAACGGGCATTTTTACCCGCCAGCTTTTGGGCTGCGGGTTTTCGGTTTTTGCCGTTGAGCCGGGAGAGGATATGCGCCGCCAGGGCCGGGAGCATCTGGGCGATACGCCCGGGCTGCGCTGGGTTTCGGGCAGCGCAGAACAGACGACGCTCCCACCGGGCAGCGTCGGCCTGGTTACCGCGGCTCAGGCTTTTCACTGGTTTGATCGGGAAAAATTCGCCGCCGAATGCCGGCGCATCTTGCGGCCGGGCGGGCTGGTGGCGCTGGTTTGGAACATCTGGGCGCCGGAATGCGCGCTGACGCAGAGATGCGCAGAGGTATTTTCCCGCTATTGCCCGGGGTTTCATGGTTTTTCCGGCGGCAGCTCGGTGGCTCCGGATGCGCTTGAGCCATTTTTCCTGGATCGGAAAATGGGATACCGGCAGTTTCCAAACGACCTTTTCTACGACTGGGATGCCTTTCTGGGCAGAATGCTCAGTTCTTCCTATGCGCCAAAAGAGCAGGATGCGCAGTACCCCGCGCTAGTGGAAGCGCTTCGCCGGATTTTTGAGGAAGAAAGCCAGGACGGCATCCTGCGCTTCCCCATGCGGACGCGCAGTTTTCTCGGGCGGCCGGCATAG
- the thiW gene encoding energy coupling factor transporter S component ThiW, with translation MKRQNLRKLVLAGLLIAVGVACSPFSIPVGASKCFPIQHMVNVLAAVMLGPWYGVGMAFLTSLLRVLLGTGSLLAFPGSMCGALVCGLIYHYRKNLPLTYLGEVLGTSLLGGMLAYPLATLVMAKQAALFTYVLPFFVSTAGGTLLAAALVFALQKTHALERFANERA, from the coding sequence ATGAAAAGACAGAATTTGCGCAAACTCGTGCTGGCCGGCCTGCTCATCGCTGTGGGCGTGGCGTGCTCGCCCTTCAGCATCCCTGTGGGCGCCTCCAAGTGCTTCCCCATTCAGCATATGGTGAACGTTCTCGCGGCTGTCATGCTGGGGCCGTGGTATGGCGTGGGCATGGCGTTTCTCACCAGCCTGCTGCGGGTTCTGCTGGGCACGGGCAGTCTGCTGGCGTTTCCGGGCAGCATGTGCGGCGCGCTGGTCTGCGGGCTGATCTACCATTACCGCAAAAACCTGCCGCTGACGTATCTCGGCGAAGTGCTGGGGACAAGCCTGCTGGGCGGGATGCTGGCCTATCCGCTGGCCACGCTGGTCATGGCCAAGCAGGCCGCGCTGTTTACTTACGTGCTCCCCTTCTTCGTCAGCACGGCCGGCGGGACGCTTCTGGCCGCCGCCTTGGTTTTCGCTTTGCAGAAAACCCACGCGCTGGAGCGCTTTGCCAATGAGCGCGCCTAG
- the thiM gene encoding hydroxyethylthiazole kinase, with protein MSAPSPAEALAAVQKSAPLVHVITNTLSQNDCANLLLAAGARPIMAEAEEEAAEIARNCGALVLNTGIPSAAKFCAMLAAGQAANKAGTPVLLDPVGIGASTFRREQIGRLLETLQFAVIRGNSAEISVLAGDNPAFCGVDSGMAEDTHLAQLAARRFGTVILQSGGSDFLTDGRRTLRIPGGHPAMAKITGAGCMLSALTGAFLAANPAHPLEAAAAAAVFWKKCAELAAARMEAQGAGTGSLHMYLLDAASRMAPGQLEQC; from the coding sequence ATGAGCGCGCCTAGCCCGGCAGAAGCGCTGGCGGCAGTGCAAAAAAGCGCGCCGCTGGTGCACGTCATCACCAACACCCTCAGCCAGAACGACTGCGCCAACCTGCTTTTGGCCGCGGGCGCGCGCCCCATCATGGCAGAGGCCGAGGAGGAGGCCGCAGAAATTGCCCGAAACTGCGGCGCGCTGGTGCTAAACACCGGCATCCCCTCTGCGGCAAAATTTTGCGCTATGCTGGCGGCCGGGCAGGCGGCGAACAAGGCAGGCACCCCGGTTTTGCTGGATCCCGTGGGCATTGGAGCCAGTACTTTCCGGCGGGAACAGATTGGCCGTCTGCTGGAGACGCTCCAGTTTGCCGTTATCCGGGGCAACAGCGCGGAAATCTCCGTTCTGGCGGGGGATAACCCGGCCTTTTGCGGCGTGGATTCGGGCATGGCAGAGGATACCCATCTGGCTCAGCTGGCGGCACGGCGCTTTGGCACGGTTATCCTGCAAAGCGGCGGGAGTGATTTTCTCACGGATGGCCGGCGCACTCTGCGCATTCCAGGCGGCCACCCGGCCATGGCCAAAATTACCGGGGCCGGGTGTATGCTTTCGGCGCTGACCGGGGCATTTTTGGCCGCAAATCCGGCGCATCCGCTGGAAGCGGCGGCGGCCGCAGCGGTTTTTTGGAAAAAATGCGCAGAGCTGGCGGCCGCACGCATGGAAGCCCAGGGTGCGGGCACAGGCAGTCTGCATATGTATCTATTGGACGCCGCCAGCCGGATGGCGCCCGGCCAGCTGGAACAGTGCTAG
- the thiE gene encoding thiamine phosphate synthase, with product MKITKQHMLLYAVTDRSHLGGQSLEEAVEEILSAGATLLQLREKHLGEQEFLEQAQRLLPICRRHGVPLIINDSVSVAVQSGADGVHIGLGDMAIQKARQMLGPEKIIGASVHSVQEALAAAEAGADYLGCGAVFGTQTKKDAGLLPHETLRAICAAVDLPIVAIGGIGEQNILQLCGTGADGVAVISALFSQKDKAAATRRLLALSRQMIGGAQ from the coding sequence ATGAAGATAACCAAACAGCACATGCTTCTCTATGCCGTGACAGACCGCTCGCATCTGGGCGGCCAGAGCCTGGAAGAGGCTGTGGAGGAGATTTTATCCGCCGGGGCGACTTTGCTCCAGCTGCGGGAAAAACACCTGGGCGAACAGGAGTTTTTGGAGCAGGCACAGCGGCTTCTGCCCATCTGCCGGCGCCATGGCGTTCCGCTCATCATCAACGACAGCGTCTCTGTGGCGGTGCAGTCCGGCGCAGACGGCGTACACATCGGGCTGGGCGACATGGCCATCCAAAAGGCCCGGCAGATGCTGGGGCCGGAGAAGATCATCGGCGCCAGCGTGCACAGCGTGCAGGAGGCGCTGGCGGCCGCCGAGGCCGGGGCGGATTACCTGGGATGCGGCGCTGTCTTTGGCACGCAGACCAAAAAGGACGCCGGCCTTTTGCCGCACGAGACCCTGCGCGCCATCTGCGCGGCAGTGGATTTGCCCATCGTCGCCATCGGAGGCATCGGCGAGCAGAACATTTTGCAGCTATGCGGCACGGGCGCGGACGGCGTGGCGGTGATTTCGGCGCTGTTTTCCCAAAAGGATAAGGCGGCGGCGACCCGGCGCCTGCTGGCGCTCAGCCGCCAGATGATCGGAGGAGCACAATGA
- the thiD gene encoding bifunctional hydroxymethylpyrimidine kinase/phosphomethylpyrimidine kinase, with protein sequence MKKVLTIAGSDCSGGAGIQADLKTIAAHRMYGMSAITALTAQNTTGVSGILQSTPEFLASQLDCIFTDIFPDAVKIGMVGSVPLIRVIAQKLREYAPKNIVVDPVMVSTSGSKLLEDDAAGALCRELLPLATLLTPNLPEAEALCGLRIECPEDMIAAARKISEIYPSAILVKGGHSGGSADDLLFAGGACHWFSSPRIPTENTHGTGCTLSSAIACNLAAGAALPDAVRRGKDYVTGALMDGMDLGRGNGPLNHCYAMRPGLPWLEG encoded by the coding sequence ATGAAGAAAGTTTTGACGATTGCCGGCAGTGATTGCAGCGGCGGCGCAGGCATTCAGGCAGATCTGAAAACCATCGCCGCGCACAGGATGTATGGCATGAGCGCCATCACCGCCCTGACCGCCCAAAACACCACGGGCGTTTCGGGCATTTTGCAGAGCACGCCGGAATTTCTGGCCAGCCAGCTGGACTGCATTTTCACGGATATTTTCCCGGATGCCGTCAAAATCGGCATGGTGGGCAGTGTCCCGCTGATTCGGGTCATTGCGCAGAAACTGCGGGAGTATGCGCCGAAAAATATCGTGGTCGATCCTGTGATGGTCTCGACCAGCGGCAGCAAACTGCTGGAAGACGATGCCGCCGGGGCGCTTTGCCGGGAGCTTTTGCCCCTGGCGACGCTGCTCACCCCCAATCTCCCCGAGGCCGAGGCGCTCTGTGGCCTGCGCATTGAGTGCCCGGAGGATATGATCGCCGCGGCGCGCAAAATTTCCGAGATTTATCCCAGCGCGATTTTGGTCAAGGGCGGGCATTCCGGCGGCTCTGCGGACGATCTGCTGTTTGCCGGCGGAGCATGCCACTGGTTTTCCTCGCCCCGCATCCCAACCGAGAACACCCACGGCACGGGATGCACGCTCTCCAGCGCTATCGCCTGCAACCTGGCCGCCGGAGCGGCACTGCCCGATGCCGTCCGCCGGGGCAAGGACTACGTTACCGGCGCGCTGATGGACGGCATGGATTTGGGCCGGGGCAACGGCCCGCTCAACCACTGCTATGCCATGCGGCCCGGCCTGCCCTGGCTGGAAGGTTAG